In Amycolatopsis methanolica 239, a single genomic region encodes these proteins:
- a CDS encoding AMP-binding protein — translation MKTGNIADLLTSAAEQWPDAVAVIDTAAGVSLTWSQLDAAAGGLAQRLADRGVGAGDSVALRLPTSADFAVTLFGVTRCGAIAVPVSPLSPRPELDTVLAHSGARLVISRNPGDGTDDVPVLRPEIGPGANFPVHGGGEDIAVLSYTSGTTGPPRGVMLSHRALLANLEQLGRIDPPPVGHPDRVLIAIPLFHVYGLGPGLLLSTAVGATAVLAERFHARRALRACADHRVTVIGGVPAMYAELAMFERDELAAGLGTVRLLTSGAAPLHPKVLAAIREKTGLGVFEGYGLTETAPVVTSTLVTGYPKPGSTGRPLPGVEIRLVGPDGSGEPVPLDPDDPEDVFEEDGDGTGLVAIRGANLFSGYWPDGAHGPDADGWFRTGDIGFLDSDGDLHLVDRANDLIIVNGFNVYPHEVEEVIAGLPEVAEVAVVGVLDERSGEAVKAVVVPAPGASLSEQQVVEACAERLAGYKVPHTVEFAERLPHSPTGKLRRVQLRG, via the coding sequence ATGAAAACCGGCAACATCGCCGACCTGCTCACCAGCGCCGCGGAGCAGTGGCCGGACGCCGTCGCGGTGATCGACACCGCCGCCGGCGTCAGCCTGACCTGGTCGCAGCTGGACGCGGCCGCGGGCGGGCTCGCGCAACGCCTGGCGGACCGGGGCGTCGGGGCCGGTGACAGCGTCGCGCTGCGGCTCCCCACCTCGGCGGACTTCGCCGTCACGCTGTTCGGCGTCACCCGCTGCGGTGCGATCGCGGTGCCCGTCTCGCCGCTGTCCCCGCGCCCGGAACTGGACACCGTGCTCGCGCACAGCGGCGCGCGCCTGGTGATCAGCCGGAACCCCGGCGACGGGACGGACGACGTGCCGGTGCTGCGGCCGGAAATCGGTCCAGGTGCGAATTTCCCCGTCCACGGCGGCGGTGAGGACATCGCCGTGCTCTCCTACACCTCGGGCACCACCGGACCGCCGCGCGGGGTGATGCTGTCGCACCGCGCGCTGTTGGCCAACCTCGAACAGCTGGGCCGGATCGACCCGCCGCCGGTCGGGCACCCGGACCGGGTGCTGATCGCGATCCCGCTGTTCCACGTCTACGGGCTCGGCCCCGGCCTGCTGCTCAGCACGGCGGTGGGCGCGACGGCCGTGCTGGCCGAGCGGTTCCACGCGCGGCGGGCGCTGCGGGCGTGCGCGGACCACCGGGTGACCGTGATCGGCGGGGTCCCGGCGATGTACGCCGAACTGGCCATGTTTGAGCGGGACGAACTCGCGGCCGGCCTGGGCACGGTCCGCCTGCTCACGTCGGGCGCGGCGCCGCTGCACCCGAAGGTCCTCGCCGCGATCCGGGAGAAGACCGGGCTGGGCGTGTTCGAGGGCTACGGGCTGACCGAGACCGCGCCGGTGGTGACGTCGACGCTGGTCACCGGCTACCCGAAGCCCGGCTCGACGGGCCGCCCGCTGCCCGGCGTGGAGATCCGGCTGGTGGGGCCGGACGGCTCGGGCGAGCCGGTGCCGCTCGACCCGGACGACCCGGAGGACGTGTTCGAGGAGGACGGCGACGGCACCGGCCTGGTCGCGATCCGCGGCGCGAACCTGTTCTCCGGCTACTGGCCGGACGGCGCGCACGGGCCGGACGCCGACGGCTGGTTCCGCACCGGCGACATCGGGTTCCTGGACAGCGACGGCGACCTGCACCTGGTGGACCGTGCCAACGACCTGATCATCGTGAACGGCTTCAACGTGTACCCGCACGAGGTCGAGGAGGTCATCGCCGGGCTGCCGGAGGTGGCCGAGGTGGCCGTGGTCGGGGTGCTCGACGAGCGCAGCGGCGAGGCGGTCAAGGCGGTCGTGGTTCCCGCGCCCGGTGCGTCGCTGTCCGAGCAGCAGGTCGTCGAGGCCTGCGCGGAGCGGCTGGCCGGGTACAAGGTGCCGCACACGGTCGAGTTCGCCGAGCGGCTGCCGCATTCGCCGACCGGGAAGCTGCGCCGGGTGCAGTTGCGGGGATGA
- a CDS encoding glutaredoxin family protein, with amino-acid sequence MAHEVTVMTRQGCSSCVQAERDVERICAELGVPWRAEDVDSDREWQAEYGDRVPVILVDGAEHGYWKVEEDRLRAALA; translated from the coding sequence ATGGCCCACGAAGTGACCGTGATGACCCGCCAGGGCTGCTCGTCGTGCGTCCAGGCGGAGCGGGACGTCGAGCGGATCTGCGCCGAGCTGGGCGTGCCGTGGCGCGCCGAGGACGTCGACAGCGACCGGGAGTGGCAGGCCGAGTACGGCGACCGGGTGCCGGTGATCCTGGTCGACGGCGCCGAGCACGGCTACTGGAAGGTCGAGGAGGACCGGCTCCGCGCCGCGCTGGCGTAA
- a CDS encoding molybdopterin-dependent oxidoreductase, producing the protein MSTNLESPRLSAPVAGLIGVIALIAALGAGHLVAGFVGAGASPFVAVGNAAIDLTPAWLKDFAVRAFGTADKAVLLTGMAVAALALAVAAGLASRRRAAPGLVFVSAVGVLGGAAVFTRPDLGQIALLAPVASLVAGLAVFAWLHRTALDGQYSSAARRNFLIAVAGAGVAGVVGQLVGTSRDAEGSRAAVGPLVATRTAPPVPAGADFAKFGTPSFLTPNADFYRIDTALVVPQVRTEDWSLRIHGMVDREITYSWSDIRDRPLVERIVTLCCVSNPVGGPYISTARFIGVDLAELLAEAGLRPGAEQVFSTSADGWTAGTPVAAMIDPSVGAMLAIGMNGEPLPIEHGFPARLVVPGLYGYVSATKWVTDLEVTTWAARKPYWLQRGWARQAPVKTESRIDAPRGPVAAGQVRIAGIAWAQHTGIDRVEVSVDDGPWATAELSTEVTVDAWRMWWVDVPVARGSHAVRVRATDRSGYTQTDQLADVVPDGATGWHTITFTAR; encoded by the coding sequence GTGAGCACGAACCTCGAGTCGCCGCGGCTGTCCGCGCCCGTCGCCGGGCTGATCGGTGTGATCGCCCTGATCGCCGCGCTCGGGGCCGGGCACCTGGTCGCCGGGTTCGTCGGGGCGGGCGCTTCGCCGTTCGTGGCGGTCGGCAACGCGGCGATCGACCTGACCCCGGCCTGGCTCAAGGACTTCGCGGTGCGGGCGTTCGGCACCGCGGACAAGGCCGTGCTGCTGACCGGTATGGCCGTTGCCGCGCTGGCGCTCGCAGTGGCCGCCGGGCTCGCCTCCCGCCGCCGGGCCGCGCCCGGGCTGGTGTTCGTGTCCGCGGTCGGCGTGCTCGGCGGGGCCGCCGTGTTCACCCGCCCCGACCTGGGGCAGATCGCGTTGCTCGCGCCGGTGGCCAGCCTGGTCGCCGGGCTCGCGGTGTTCGCGTGGCTGCACCGGACCGCGCTGGACGGGCAGTACTCGTCGGCCGCGCGGCGGAACTTCCTGATCGCCGTGGCTGGCGCCGGCGTGGCCGGGGTCGTCGGACAGCTGGTCGGCACGAGCAGGGACGCCGAGGGCTCCCGGGCGGCCGTAGGCCCGCTGGTCGCCACGCGGACCGCGCCACCGGTGCCCGCCGGCGCGGACTTCGCGAAGTTCGGCACGCCGTCGTTCCTCACGCCCAACGCGGACTTCTACCGCATCGACACCGCGCTCGTGGTGCCGCAGGTCCGCACTGAGGACTGGTCGCTGCGGATCCACGGCATGGTGGACCGCGAGATCACCTACTCCTGGTCCGACATCCGCGACCGGCCACTGGTCGAGCGGATCGTGACCCTGTGCTGCGTGTCCAACCCGGTCGGCGGGCCCTACATCTCCACCGCGCGGTTCATCGGCGTCGACCTCGCCGAGCTGCTGGCCGAAGCCGGTCTCCGGCCCGGCGCCGAGCAGGTGTTCTCCACCAGCGCGGACGGCTGGACCGCGGGCACGCCGGTGGCCGCGATGATCGATCCGTCCGTCGGCGCGATGCTCGCGATCGGCATGAACGGCGAGCCGCTGCCGATCGAGCACGGTTTCCCGGCGCGGCTGGTCGTGCCCGGGCTCTACGGCTACGTCTCGGCGACGAAGTGGGTGACCGACCTGGAGGTCACCACCTGGGCCGCGCGCAAGCCGTACTGGCTGCAGCGCGGCTGGGCGCGGCAGGCGCCGGTGAAGACGGAGTCGCGCATCGACGCTCCGCGCGGTCCGGTCGCCGCCGGGCAGGTGCGCATCGCCGGGATCGCGTGGGCGCAGCACACCGGGATCGACCGGGTCGAGGTGAGCGTGGACGACGGCCCGTGGGCGACGGCGGAGCTGTCCACCGAGGTGACGGTGGACGCCTGGCGCATGTGGTGGGTGGACGTGCCGGTCGCGCGCGGCAGCCACGCGGTGCGGGTGCGGGCGACCGACCGCAGCGGTTACACGCAGACCGATCAGCTCGCCGATGTCGTCCCGGACGGCGCCACCGGCTGGCACACGATCACCTTCACGGCGCGCTAG
- a CDS encoding redox-sensing transcriptional repressor Rex — protein MVSQRGRRNGSAVARKLSTPDADNAPTAEMPAVTENGAEEARVRAIPEAAVARLAVYLRVLSAMSEQGATTVASEELATAAGVNSAKLRKDLSYLGSYGTRGVGYEVAVLVAQLERILGLTRQHKVAVVGIGNLGHALANYGGFPGRGFPVEALFDIDPDLIGVPVGGIPVSHLNDIPEVCSERGVSIGVIATPPPAAQTVADRLVQGGVQCILNFAPVVLQVPDHVEVRKVDLAVELQILSFHVARRAENVGGNGMVVR, from the coding sequence GTGGTGTCACAGCGTGGCCGGCGAAACGGTTCGGCCGTCGCCCGGAAGCTGTCCACCCCGGACGCCGACAACGCCCCCACCGCGGAGATGCCCGCGGTCACCGAGAACGGCGCCGAGGAGGCCAGGGTCCGCGCGATCCCGGAGGCCGCCGTCGCCCGTCTCGCCGTGTACCTGCGCGTCCTGTCCGCCATGTCCGAGCAGGGCGCGACCACCGTGGCCAGCGAGGAGCTCGCCACCGCCGCCGGCGTGAACTCCGCCAAGCTGCGCAAGGACCTGTCCTACCTCGGCTCGTACGGCACCCGCGGTGTCGGCTACGAGGTCGCCGTGCTGGTGGCCCAGCTCGAGCGCATTCTGGGACTCACGCGACAGCACAAGGTCGCCGTCGTCGGAATCGGTAACCTCGGTCATGCGTTGGCCAATTACGGAGGCTTCCCCGGCCGTGGGTTCCCGGTCGAGGCGCTGTTCGACATCGACCCCGACCTGATCGGCGTTCCGGTCGGCGGGATCCCAGTGTCGCACCTCAACGACATCCCCGAGGTGTGCTCGGAGCGGGGGGTCTCGATCGGCGTCATCGCGACGCCGCCGCCCGCGGCCCAGACGGTCGCCGACCGGCTGGTGCAGGGCGGGGTGCAGTGCATCCTGAACTTCGCGCCGGTGGTCCTCCAGGTGCCCGACCACGTCGAGGTGCGCAAGGTCGACCTGGCCGTGGAGCTGCAGATCCTGTCGTTCCACGTCGCCCGGCGAGCGGAGAACGTGGGTGGTAACGGAATGGTGGTGCGCTAA
- a CDS encoding glutamyl-tRNA reductase: protein MSVLAVGLSYRTADLRTLEKVAVPATELEKVLHELQQSPHVNEVMLVSTCNRIEVYSVVEAFHGGLADISEVLARQAGCDAADLYDNFYVHYAGAAVEHIFSVASGLDSMVVGETQILGQVRNYYAAAREAGTVGRTLHELIQTTLRVGKRVHTETGLDHLGASVVSEALGEAPDLAGQHAVIVGAGSMGALSASQLRKSGIGRITVVNRTLANAERLAANVTEQGVPAVAAGMDELTARLADADVVVACTGAQDVVITPAHLAGRGERPVVVCDLGLPRDVHPDVDSLPGVRLVDLETVRKRMDSLGSAGSAKQIAKANGIVLDEVREYLAAQRSAAVTPTVTALRKRAAEVVDAEMLRLDNRLPGLDAEVRDEFNRTVRRVVDKLLHAPTVRVKQLAAETQGTDYANALRELFELDPASPAVVSSPTTERLPRTDGESK, encoded by the coding sequence GTGAGTGTCCTGGCCGTCGGGCTGTCGTACCGCACTGCCGATCTCCGGACGCTGGAGAAGGTCGCGGTGCCTGCGACGGAGCTGGAGAAGGTGCTGCACGAGCTCCAGCAGTCGCCGCACGTGAACGAGGTCATGCTCGTCTCGACGTGCAACCGCATCGAGGTCTACTCGGTGGTCGAGGCGTTCCACGGCGGTCTGGCCGACATCTCCGAGGTGCTCGCGCGCCAGGCCGGCTGCGACGCCGCCGACCTCTACGACAACTTCTACGTGCACTACGCGGGCGCCGCCGTCGAGCACATCTTCTCCGTGGCCTCCGGCCTGGACTCGATGGTCGTCGGTGAGACGCAGATCCTCGGCCAGGTGCGCAACTACTACGCCGCCGCGCGCGAGGCCGGCACCGTCGGCCGCACCCTGCACGAGTTGATCCAGACCACGCTGCGCGTCGGCAAGCGCGTGCACACCGAGACCGGGCTGGACCACCTCGGCGCGTCCGTGGTGTCCGAAGCCCTCGGCGAGGCGCCCGACCTGGCAGGCCAGCACGCGGTGATCGTCGGCGCCGGTTCGATGGGCGCGCTGTCCGCGAGCCAGCTGCGCAAGAGCGGCATAGGCCGCATCACGGTCGTCAACCGCACCCTGGCCAACGCCGAGCGGCTCGCGGCCAACGTCACCGAGCAGGGCGTGCCCGCGGTGGCCGCCGGCATGGACGAGCTGACCGCCCGCCTCGCCGACGCCGACGTCGTGGTCGCCTGCACCGGCGCGCAGGACGTCGTCATCACGCCCGCGCACCTTGCCGGCCGCGGCGAGCGCCCGGTCGTGGTGTGCGACCTCGGCCTGCCGCGGGACGTCCACCCCGACGTGGACAGCCTGCCCGGCGTCCGCCTCGTCGACCTGGAGACCGTCCGCAAGCGGATGGACTCGCTGGGCTCGGCGGGCAGCGCCAAGCAGATCGCCAAGGCCAACGGCATCGTGCTGGACGAGGTGCGCGAGTACCTCGCCGCCCAGCGCAGCGCCGCGGTCACCCCGACCGTCACCGCGCTGCGCAAGCGGGCCGCCGAGGTCGTCGACGCCGAGATGCTGCGGCTGGACAACCGGCTGCCCGGCCTCGACGCCGAGGTCCGCGACGAGTTCAACCGGACCGTGCGCCGGGTCGTGGACAAGCTGCTGCACGCGCCGACGGTGCGTGTGAAGCAGCTCGCCGCGGAAACCCAGGGCACGGACTACGCCAACGCGCTGCGGGAGCTGTTCGAGCTCGACCCGGCATCGCCTGCCGTCGTGTCGAGCCCGACCACCGAGCGCCTGCCCAGGACAGACGGTGAAAGCAAGTGA